In the Malaya genurostris strain Urasoe2022 chromosome 1, Malgen_1.1, whole genome shotgun sequence genome, one interval contains:
- the LOC131425549 gene encoding molybdenum cofactor sulfurase 3-like: protein MEFQTEYTRNEEDALDKEFNRLNGKCYLDHAGSTLYASSQIHAVQQFLTENLLCNPHTSRTIEDLIDQIRYRILRHFNTRSSEYSVIFTSGATASLKLVAENFCFRTSGAFVYHHDSHTSVLGMRDVVGTTRVYPIGREQLLANLLEQNETTGQNTSLLVFPAQCNFNGVKYPLELLATIKRYGLNGYDQERFHVCLDAACFVSTSFLDLNKYQPDFVCLSFYKLFGFPTGLGALLVHRDASKLLQKRYYGGGTVKIAMAGRNFHVKRDSVVERFEDGTIPFTSIASLIQGFDTLERLVPSVNGQRFIERIARQTFQLGCYCYSRLRSLQHANGNAVVKLYHDTAFETMEQQGGIVNFNILHDDGSYVGFAEFAYMANVHNIILRTGCFCNPGACQRLIGLTDEDVLKHFDAGHVCGDAIDLIDNQPTGSVRVSFGYMTKRQDVDRLIEMIEKCYIKTRIPNSISRRQIELSYKKHNQANLKMICLFPIKSCGSFKVTTSWPLCRKGLKYDRDFVIVDENGVVLTQKKLTEMCLIMTRINLDTNELTLSHPSLSDFILDMNTLANSSGSQSITLCETKVCQDGVQTVDCGDDVADWISVALQTSGLRLLKQSDDDVRTFRQTTKEIALANQAQFLLINQSSVQWLAEKVPDWDDFECEPTLDSLVDRFRGNLIIETGSRPMEEIQWKRVKIGEHEFAVDGPCSRCQMICIDQTSGVKTTEPLRTIAREFKGKMRFGIYLSRDELCSKDGSDNNILYCGSTVCGALE, encoded by the exons ATGGAATTTCAGACCGAATACACTCGGAACGAGGAAGATGCTTTAGACAAGGAATTCAACCGACTTAATG GAAAATGCTACCTCGATCACGCTGGAAGTACGTTGTATGCGAGTTCTCAAATCCATGCCGTCCAACAATTTCTAACGGAAAATCTTCTATGCAATCCGCACACGAGTCGCACCATCGAGGATCTGATCGATCAGATCCGTTATCGGATACTGCGGCACTTCAACACGCGTTCTTCGGAATATAGTGTAATATTCACGTCTGGAGCCACGGCCAGCCTAAAGCTGGTGGCAGAGAATTTTTGCTTCCGTACATCAGGAGCTTTCGTGTATCATCACGATAGTCATACTTCGGTGCTTGGAATGAGAGATGTCGTCGGTACGACACGCGTATATCCTATTGGACGGGAACAGCTATTGGCGAATCTTCTCGAACAAAACGAAACCACAGGTCAAAACACTTCGCTTTTGGTTTTCCCCGCTCAATGTAACTTCAATGGAGTAAAATATCCTCTTGAACTGTTGGCCACGATCAAGCGGTACGGTCTGAACGGGTACGATCAGGAACGATTTCACGTTTGCTTGGATGCAGCATGTTTCGTTTCGACTAGTTTCCTTGATTTGAACAAATATCAACCGGACTTTGTGTGCCTGTCTTTCTACAAACTTTTTGG CTTTCCAACCGGCCTCGGAGCATTGCTGGTGCATCGCGATGCTTCGAAACTCTTACAAAAGCGCTACTATGGAGGTGGTACAGTTAAAATAGCTATGGCCGGACGAAACTTTCACGTCAAACGAGACtccgtagtggaacgtttcgaAGACGGAACAATTCCGTTCACCTCGATAGCTTCTTTGATTCAAGGTTTCGATACACTAGAGCGACTGGTGCCGTCTGTGAATGGACAACGATTTATCGAGCGAATTGCACGGCAAACATTCCAACTGGGATGCTACTGCTATTCCAGATTACGTAGTTTACAACATGCTAACGGGAATGCGGTGGTGAAGCTGTACCATGACACCGCGTTTGAAACTATGGAACAACAGGGCGGAATTGTAAATTTTAACATCCTCCACGATGACGGTAGCTACGTCGGATTCGCCGAGTTCGCTTATATGGCAAATGTCCACAATATCATACTGAGAACTGGATGTTTCTGCAATCCTGGAGCTTGTCAGAGGCTAATCGGTTTGACGGATGAagacgttttaaaacatttcgacGCCGGTCACGTCTGCGGCGATGCAATTGATTTGATTGATAATCAACCCACTGGGTCGGTGCGTGTCTCGTTTGGCTACATGACCAAGAGGCAGGACGTAGATCGGCTTATCGAAATGATAGAAAAATGCTACATCAAAACTCGGATACCGAACAGCATTTCGCGAAGACAAATTGAGCTCAGTTATAAAAAACACAATCAAGCgaatttgaaaatgatttgTCTTTTTCCGATTAAATCATGCGGATCGTTCAAAGTCACCACCAGTTGGCCGCTGTGTCGCAAAGGTCTGAAGTACGATCGTGATTTTGTAATCGTTGACGAAAACGGCGTTGTGTTGACCCAAAAGAAGCTAACCGAGATGTGCCTGATAATGACGAGAATAAACCTtgatacaaatgagctaactcTGTCTCATCCTTCACTATCCGATTTCATTTTAGATATGAACACTTTGGCGAACTCGTCGGGTAGTCAGTCCATCACACTATGTGAAACTAAGGTGTGCCAGGACGGTGTCCAAACCGTGGATTGTGGTGACGATGTTGCTGATTGGATCAGTGTGGCATTGCAAACCTCTGGCCTTCGGCTGCTAAAACAGTCCGACGATGATGTGCGGACTTTCAGACAAACAACGAAGGAAATTGCCCTCGCCAATCAGGCCCAGTTTTTGCTAATCAATCAAAGTTCGGTACAGTGGCTGGCGGAAAAGGTTCCCGACTGGGACGACTTTGAGTGTGAACCAACGCTGGATTCGTTGGTTGATCGCTTTCGTGGAAATTTGATTATCGAGACTGGATCACGACCGATGGAGGAAATTCAGTGGAAGCGGGTCAAGATTGGTGAGCATGAGTTTGCAGTGGATGGACCTTGCTCGCGCTGTCAAATGATCTGTATTGACCAAACCAGTGGTGTGAAAACGACAGAGCCTCTGCGAACAATTGCTCGGGAATTCAAAGGAAAGATGCGATTCGGAATATATCTATCGCGTGACGAGCTGTGTTCTAAGGACGGTTCGGATAACAACATACTGTACTGTGGAAGCACCGTTTGTGGAGCGCTTGAATAA
- the LOC131425550 gene encoding migration and invasion enhancer 1 isoform X1, producing the protein MRYFICHPNSPRILAGNLRLRCDLPKNSCFSSNVCNSQPQCLELSRLIEERVPEAQVTCRTGRRGSFEVQINETLVHSKLSSLAFPDYGEVVSNVMAAKDGQPVKTVKEQPITDCVVQ; encoded by the exons ATGAGATACTTCATATGTCACCCAAATTCACCAAGAATTTTGGCAGGCAATTTGAGACTGCGATGTGATTTGCCAAAAAACAGCTGTTTTTCAAG CAACGTGTGCAACTCCCAACCACAATGTCTTGAGTTGAGTCGTCTGATCGAGGAACGTGTACCCGAAGCTCAGGTAACGTGCCGAACAGGTCGACGAGGTTCGTTCGAAGTGCAAATCAATGAGACCTTGGTTCATTCGAAGCTCAGCTCGTTGGCGTTTCCGGACTATGGCGAAGTGGTTTCAAATGTGATGGCAGCCAAAGATGGTCAACCTGTGAAGACAGTCAAAGAACAACCCATCACTGATTGCGTTGTTCAGTGA
- the LOC131425550 gene encoding migration and invasion enhancer 1 isoform X2, which translates to MEQTEFQQSTVRVEIEYCNVCNSQPQCLELSRLIEERVPEAQVTCRTGRRGSFEVQINETLVHSKLSSLAFPDYGEVVSNVMAAKDGQPVKTVKEQPITDCVVQ; encoded by the exons ATGGAGCAAACAGAGTTTCAACAGAGTACGGTTCGTGTAGAAATCGAATACTG CAACGTGTGCAACTCCCAACCACAATGTCTTGAGTTGAGTCGTCTGATCGAGGAACGTGTACCCGAAGCTCAGGTAACGTGCCGAACAGGTCGACGAGGTTCGTTCGAAGTGCAAATCAATGAGACCTTGGTTCATTCGAAGCTCAGCTCGTTGGCGTTTCCGGACTATGGCGAAGTGGTTTCAAATGTGATGGCAGCCAAAGATGGTCAACCTGTGAAGACAGTCAAAGAACAACCCATCACTGATTGCGTTGTTCAGTGA
- the LOC131425551 gene encoding molybdenum cofactor sulfurase 2-like isoform X1, whose amino-acid sequence MEFVQEYSPAEVTLIEREFSRLAGKHYMDHAGTTLYAESQIRAVQNQLTGGLFCNPHTSQQTGALIDQVRQRVLQFFNTNSSEYTLIFTSGATASLRTIAECFTFRPPEDDSESGGSGAFVYLRDNHTSVLGMRAIVDTDRIHPLERTEFLRHLKRRVRNFNSKKPSLLVFPGQSNFNAAKYPLELIEEIQRNGLHGYDEEQFYVCLDAASYVSTNFLDLCRYRPDFVCLSFYKIFGYPTGLGALLIRNGSEQVLQKRYYGGGTIKILLSGQNLHMKHDSLEQRFEDGTQPFLSIIALLHGMNTIQQLIPPFNGTRSMDRVSKHVFNMAKYCYGKLGALEHSNGLKAIRFYMDTEFESRESQGGMVNFNVLREDGSYVGFAEFAQLARGKEIYVRTGCFCNAGTCQRQLGLTDADVLMFFRMGKICGDDTDLIEGMPTGTVRASFGYMSSPKDVDALTDMIEECFIQSSPKIAALKAIYIYPIRSCGAFSVTGNWPIRGKRLKFDREFTIVDCLGLPLSSFKHPQMASILPEIKNNCLVLRHDTEDDFVLDMDKCTTAEDCGDLVASWISRTLGVASLRLLKRSTDEGNSPQKLLVINWNALNFVSGCDKSAIVQLYRANAIFDAPNHFDMQVGRDLTIGTKRFRVTNLCTRRPMIHVNRNDSLKMIADVFAQKVPLGMYLVLMDDSNKDTGGAEDTLSCGTELKMATSSDTGCKAMIITDSITRYDFRVHRAA is encoded by the exons ATGGAGTTCGTGCAGGAGTATAGTCCCGCTGAGGTGACACTTATCGAACGAGAGTTCAGTCGTTTGGCAG GCAAGCACTACATGGATCACGCCGGAACCACGCTGTACGCCGAGTCACAGATTCGAGCCGTACAGAACCAGCTGACGGGCGGTTTGTTCTGTAATCCACACACCAGTCAGCAGACTGGCGCTCTAATCGACCAAGTCCGGCAACGGGTATTGCAATTTTTCAACACAAATTCATCCGAATACACACTGATTTTTACTTCGGGAGCTACGGCCAGCCTGAGGACGATAGCAGAATGCTTCACTTTTCGGCCACCGGAGGATGACTCCGAGAGCGGCGGATCAGGAGCTTTCGTTTACCTGCGAGATAATCACACCTCGGTCCTGGGGATGCGGGCAATCGTGGATACCGATCGAATCCATCCTCTGGAGCGAACAGAATTTTTGCGGCACCTGAAGCGTCGGGTCAGAAATTTCAACTCGAAGAAACCATCGCTTTTGGTGTTTCCAGGTCAGAGCAATTTCAACGCCGCCAAGTATCCGCTGGAGTTGATCGAGGAGATTCAACGGAACGGTCTGCACGGTTACGACGAAGAGCAGTTCTACGTCTGTTTGGACGCGGCCAGTTACGTTTCGACGAACTTCCTCGATTTGTGTCGTTACCGACCGGATTTTGTGTGTTTGTCTTTTTATAAgatttttgg GTACCCGACAGGTTTGGGAGCATTACTTATACGGAATGGTAGTGAACAGGTCTTGCAAAAGCGATACTACGGTGGAGGAACAATCAAGATTCTGCTGAGTGGACAAAATTTGCACATGAAGCACGACTCACTGGAGCAGAGATTCGAAGACGGAACACAACCATTCCTATCGATCATTGCTCTGCTGCATGGTATGAACACCATCCAACAGCTGATCCCACCCTTCAACGGAACCCGTTCGATGGACCGTGTGTCCAAGCATGTGTTCAACATGGCAAAGTATTGCTACGGGAAGTTGGGTGCATTGGAACACTCAAACGGCTTGAAAGCCATTCGGTTTTACATGGATACAGAGTTCGAATCCCGAGAAAGCCAAGGTGGTATGGTAAATTTCAATGTACTTCGGGAAGATGGAAGCTACGTTGGATTTGCGGAGTTTGCTCAGCTTGCTAGAGGTAAGGAAATCTACGTACGGACTGGATGTTTTTGTAATGCCGGAACTTGTCAGCGACAGCTCGGCCTGACGGATGCCGATGTGTTGATGTTCTTTCGAATGGGTAAAATTTGCGGTGACGATACAGATTTGATCGAAGGGATGCCTACGGGAACGGTTCGTGCTTCGTTCGGTTATATGAGCAGTCCGAAGGATGTTGATGCATTAACGGACATGATTGAGGAATGTTTTATCCAAAGTTCTCCGAAGATTGCTGCATTGAAAGCAATCTACATCTATCCGATTCGCTCTTGTGGGGCATTTTCTGTCACCGGTAATTGGCCGATTCGCGGtaaaagattaaaatttgaTCGTGAATTTACAATCGTTGACTGCCTCGGACTGCCGCTTTCCAGTTTCAAACACCCGCAGATGGCTAGTATTTTACcggaaattaaaaacaattgtcTAGTACTGAGACATGACACGGAAGATGATTTTGTGTTGGATATGGACAAATGTACGACTGCAGAAGACTGCGGAGATTTGGTGGCTTCGTGGATCAGTCGAACACTTGGAGTAGCGAGTCTTCGTCTGCTGAAACGATCGACGGATGAAGGAAACAGTCCGCAAAAGTTATTGGTAATCAACTGGAATGCGTTAAATTTTGTTAGTGGCTGTGATAAAAGTGCTATAGTTCAGCTTTACCGAGCAAATGCAATTTTCGATGCTCCCAATCACTTCGACATGCAGGTCGGCCGCGATCTAACTATTGGAACTAAACGATTTCGCGTGACGAATTTATGCACAAGACGCCCCATGATCCACGTCAACCGGAATGATTCGTTGAAAATGATCGCCGATGTATTCGCTCAAAAAGTTCCACTTGGAATGTATTTAGTACTAATGGACGATAGCAACAAGGACACCGGCGGAGCAGAGGATACGTTGAGTTGTGGAACCGAACTGAAAATGGCCACCAGTTCGGACACCGGTTGTAAAGCGATGATTATTACGGATTCCATCACCAGATACGATTTCCGAGTGCATCGAGCCGCATAG
- the LOC131425551 gene encoding molybdenum cofactor sulfurase 2-like isoform X2, whose protein sequence is MDHAGTTLYAESQIRAVQNQLTGGLFCNPHTSQQTGALIDQVRQRVLQFFNTNSSEYTLIFTSGATASLRTIAECFTFRPPEDDSESGGSGAFVYLRDNHTSVLGMRAIVDTDRIHPLERTEFLRHLKRRVRNFNSKKPSLLVFPGQSNFNAAKYPLELIEEIQRNGLHGYDEEQFYVCLDAASYVSTNFLDLCRYRPDFVCLSFYKIFGYPTGLGALLIRNGSEQVLQKRYYGGGTIKILLSGQNLHMKHDSLEQRFEDGTQPFLSIIALLHGMNTIQQLIPPFNGTRSMDRVSKHVFNMAKYCYGKLGALEHSNGLKAIRFYMDTEFESRESQGGMVNFNVLREDGSYVGFAEFAQLARGKEIYVRTGCFCNAGTCQRQLGLTDADVLMFFRMGKICGDDTDLIEGMPTGTVRASFGYMSSPKDVDALTDMIEECFIQSSPKIAALKAIYIYPIRSCGAFSVTGNWPIRGKRLKFDREFTIVDCLGLPLSSFKHPQMASILPEIKNNCLVLRHDTEDDFVLDMDKCTTAEDCGDLVASWISRTLGVASLRLLKRSTDEGNSPQKLLVINWNALNFVSGCDKSAIVQLYRANAIFDAPNHFDMQVGRDLTIGTKRFRVTNLCTRRPMIHVNRNDSLKMIADVFAQKVPLGMYLVLMDDSNKDTGGAEDTLSCGTELKMATSSDTGCKAMIITDSITRYDFRVHRAA, encoded by the exons ATGGATCACGCCGGAACCACGCTGTACGCCGAGTCACAGATTCGAGCCGTACAGAACCAGCTGACGGGCGGTTTGTTCTGTAATCCACACACCAGTCAGCAGACTGGCGCTCTAATCGACCAAGTCCGGCAACGGGTATTGCAATTTTTCAACACAAATTCATCCGAATACACACTGATTTTTACTTCGGGAGCTACGGCCAGCCTGAGGACGATAGCAGAATGCTTCACTTTTCGGCCACCGGAGGATGACTCCGAGAGCGGCGGATCAGGAGCTTTCGTTTACCTGCGAGATAATCACACCTCGGTCCTGGGGATGCGGGCAATCGTGGATACCGATCGAATCCATCCTCTGGAGCGAACAGAATTTTTGCGGCACCTGAAGCGTCGGGTCAGAAATTTCAACTCGAAGAAACCATCGCTTTTGGTGTTTCCAGGTCAGAGCAATTTCAACGCCGCCAAGTATCCGCTGGAGTTGATCGAGGAGATTCAACGGAACGGTCTGCACGGTTACGACGAAGAGCAGTTCTACGTCTGTTTGGACGCGGCCAGTTACGTTTCGACGAACTTCCTCGATTTGTGTCGTTACCGACCGGATTTTGTGTGTTTGTCTTTTTATAAgatttttgg GTACCCGACAGGTTTGGGAGCATTACTTATACGGAATGGTAGTGAACAGGTCTTGCAAAAGCGATACTACGGTGGAGGAACAATCAAGATTCTGCTGAGTGGACAAAATTTGCACATGAAGCACGACTCACTGGAGCAGAGATTCGAAGACGGAACACAACCATTCCTATCGATCATTGCTCTGCTGCATGGTATGAACACCATCCAACAGCTGATCCCACCCTTCAACGGAACCCGTTCGATGGACCGTGTGTCCAAGCATGTGTTCAACATGGCAAAGTATTGCTACGGGAAGTTGGGTGCATTGGAACACTCAAACGGCTTGAAAGCCATTCGGTTTTACATGGATACAGAGTTCGAATCCCGAGAAAGCCAAGGTGGTATGGTAAATTTCAATGTACTTCGGGAAGATGGAAGCTACGTTGGATTTGCGGAGTTTGCTCAGCTTGCTAGAGGTAAGGAAATCTACGTACGGACTGGATGTTTTTGTAATGCCGGAACTTGTCAGCGACAGCTCGGCCTGACGGATGCCGATGTGTTGATGTTCTTTCGAATGGGTAAAATTTGCGGTGACGATACAGATTTGATCGAAGGGATGCCTACGGGAACGGTTCGTGCTTCGTTCGGTTATATGAGCAGTCCGAAGGATGTTGATGCATTAACGGACATGATTGAGGAATGTTTTATCCAAAGTTCTCCGAAGATTGCTGCATTGAAAGCAATCTACATCTATCCGATTCGCTCTTGTGGGGCATTTTCTGTCACCGGTAATTGGCCGATTCGCGGtaaaagattaaaatttgaTCGTGAATTTACAATCGTTGACTGCCTCGGACTGCCGCTTTCCAGTTTCAAACACCCGCAGATGGCTAGTATTTTACcggaaattaaaaacaattgtcTAGTACTGAGACATGACACGGAAGATGATTTTGTGTTGGATATGGACAAATGTACGACTGCAGAAGACTGCGGAGATTTGGTGGCTTCGTGGATCAGTCGAACACTTGGAGTAGCGAGTCTTCGTCTGCTGAAACGATCGACGGATGAAGGAAACAGTCCGCAAAAGTTATTGGTAATCAACTGGAATGCGTTAAATTTTGTTAGTGGCTGTGATAAAAGTGCTATAGTTCAGCTTTACCGAGCAAATGCAATTTTCGATGCTCCCAATCACTTCGACATGCAGGTCGGCCGCGATCTAACTATTGGAACTAAACGATTTCGCGTGACGAATTTATGCACAAGACGCCCCATGATCCACGTCAACCGGAATGATTCGTTGAAAATGATCGCCGATGTATTCGCTCAAAAAGTTCCACTTGGAATGTATTTAGTACTAATGGACGATAGCAACAAGGACACCGGCGGAGCAGAGGATACGTTGAGTTGTGGAACCGAACTGAAAATGGCCACCAGTTCGGACACCGGTTGTAAAGCGATGATTATTACGGATTCCATCACCAGATACGATTTCCGAGTGCATCGAGCCGCATAG
- the LOC131425554 gene encoding general odorant-binding protein 99b-like, with translation MLNGSQLANLLVISSLFLVGSIEASEKMNQLIEICTAGLDLPPDMIQRYRKTDFPDDPATKCMLRCIGLNLGVYDDLNGVHMHDTWLMFRDGREDASEEKSFADRHYRCIEKELAQVREHDYCGRVYAVYQCYKDEFQTLMRKLRNDAGRD, from the exons ATGTTGAACGGCAGTCAACTCGCAAACCTACTGGTGATCTCCAGTTTGTTCCTCGTCGGATCAATT GAAGCTAGTGAAAAAATGAATCAACTGATAGAAATCTGTACGGCAGGACTCGACCTGCCGCCGGATATGATCCAACGTTATCGGAAAACGGACTTCCCGGATGATCCGGCCACGAAGTGTATGCTGCGTTGCATTGGTCTAAATCTAGGCGTTTACGATGACTTGAACGGTGTGCACATGCACGACACGTGGCTTATGTTTCGTGATGGACGTGAAGACGCCTCGGAAGAGAAATCCTTTGCCGATCGGCACTATCGCTGCATTGAGAAAGAATTGGCACAAGTTCGGGAGCACGATTATTGCGGTCGTGTGTACGCCGTGTATCAGTGCTACAAGGATGAGTTTCAAACATTGATGCGGAAATTACGGAATGATGCTGGTCGGGATTGA